From the genome of Antennarius striatus isolate MH-2024 chromosome 19, ASM4005453v1, whole genome shotgun sequence, one region includes:
- the LOC137613285 gene encoding homeobox-containing protein 1-like isoform X2 — protein sequence MSEFNEEPRFTIEQIDLLQRLRRSGMTKQEILHALDTLDRLDREHGDKFGRRTSSSSSSSSCYGVGGANNNNSASNTTTSFNNNNTASATTTSSVSCNGNNRAEGSISDHTAAAASSTTSKISTATQTQFGSGGGLSPSPSNNYDTSPPPGPPPPSAILPSPVSLVALSQNGRDSLAATPNGKLSPPRYPVNSAAAARAFGFEATEEDLDIDDKVEELMRRDSSMVKEEIKAFLGNRRISQAVVAQVTGISQSRISHWLLQHGSDLSEQKKRAFYRWYTLEKTTPGATLNMRPAPLSMEEMEWRQTPPPITTAPGTFRLRRGSRFTWRKECLAVMESYFNDNQYPDEAKREEIANACNAVIQKPGKKLSDLERVTSLKVYNWFANRRKEIKRRANIATILESHGIDVQSPGGHSNSDDIDGNDFSEQACDLPYFDKRPLSRPFGLYRLEPTSPTQDDSAAHSEHQDPISLAVEMAAVNHTILALSRTGGVPNDIKTESLEDE from the exons ATGTCTGAGTTCAACGAAGAGCCGCGTTTCACAATTGAGCAAATAGATCTGCTGCAGCGGCTGCGTCGCTCCGGCATGACCAAGCAGGAGATCCTGCACGCGCTTGACACTCTGGACCGGCTGGACCGGGAGCACGGCGACAAGTTTGGCCGTcgcacctcttcctcctcctcctcctcctcctgctatGGAGTAGGCGgggcaaacaacaacaactctgcCTCCAACACTACTACATCattcaacaataacaacactgCCTCGGCAACCACCACCTCTTCAGTGTCATGCAACGGCAACAACAGGGCTGAGGGCAGCATCAGTGATCACACTGCGGCTGCCGCGTCTTCCACAACCTCCAAAATCTCCActgccacacagacacagttcGGCAGCGGAGGGGGTCTCTCACCCTCACCTAGCAACAACTATGACACCTCCCCGCCTCCCGGCCCGCCACCGCCTTCTGCCATCTTGCCATCACCGGTATCGCTTGTGGCTCTGTCACAGAATGGTCGGGATAGCCTGGCTGCTACACCCAATGGGAAGCTGTCTCCTCCAAGATACCCGGTGAACAGCGCGGCTGCGGCGCGAGCATTCGGGTTCGAAGCTACAGAAGAAGACCTGGACATCGACGATAAAGTGGAGGAGCTGATGAG gagGGACAGCAGCATGGTAAAAGAGGAGATCAAGGCGTTCCTGGGGAACAGGAGGATCTCTCAGGCAGTGGTGGCACAAGTTACCG GCATCAGCCAGAGCAGGATCTCCCATTGGCTGCTGCAGCACGGCTCCGACCTAAGTGAGCAGAAGAAGAGGGCTTTTTACCGCTGGTACACGCTGGAGAAAACCACACCAG GTGCCACCCTAAACATGAGGCCCGCTCCACTGTCCATGGAGGAGATGGAGTGGAGACAAACCCCGCCTCCTATCACCACTGCCCCCGGAACCTTCCGTCTGCGCAGAGGAAGTCGCTTCACTTGGAGGAAAGAGTGTCTGGCTGTGATGGAGAG CTACTTCAATGACAACCAGTACCCAGATGAGGCCAAACGGGAGGAGATTGCAAATGCCTGCAATGCTGTTATTCAGAAACCAG GGAAGAAGCTGTCAGATCTAGAGAGGGTTACCTCCCTGAAAGTTTACAACTGGTTTGCCAACCGTCGCAAAGAGATCAAGAGACGGGCTAACATTG CAACAATCCTAGAGAGTCATGGGATAGATGTCCAGAGTCCAGGAGGACACTCCAACAGTGATGACATCGATGGGAACGACTTCTCAGAGCAG gcATGTGACCTACCATATTTTGACAAGAGACCCCTCAGCCGACCTTTTGGCCTTTACCGACTGGAGCCCACCTCGCCAACACAG GATGACAGCGCAGCACACAGCGAGCACCAGGACCCCATCTCTTTAGCGGTGGAGATGGCTGCCGTCAATCACACCATCTTGGCCCTGTCCAGAACTGGAGGGGTCCCCAATGACATCAAGACGGAGTCCCTGGAGGATGAATGA
- the LOC137613285 gene encoding homeobox-containing protein 1-like isoform X1: MSEFNEEPRFTIEQIDLLQRLRRSGMTKQEILHALDTLDRLDREHGDKFGRRTSSSSSSSSCYGVGGANNNNSASNTTTSFNNNNTASATTTSSVSCNGNNRAEGSISDHTAAAASSTTSKISTATQTQFGSGGGLSPSPSNNYDTSPPPGPPPPSAILPSPVSLVALSQNGRDSLAATPNGKLSPPRYPVNSAAAARAFGFEATEEDLDIDDKVEELMRRDSSMVKEEIKAFLGNRRISQAVVAQVTGISQSRISHWLLQHGSDLSEQKKRAFYRWYTLEKTTPGATLNMRPAPLSMEEMEWRQTPPPITTAPGTFRLRRGSRFTWRKECLAVMESYFNDNQYPDEAKREEIANACNAVIQKPGKKLSDLERVTSLKVYNWFANRRKEIKRRANIEATILESHGIDVQSPGGHSNSDDIDGNDFSEQACDLPYFDKRPLSRPFGLYRLEPTSPTQDDSAAHSEHQDPISLAVEMAAVNHTILALSRTGGVPNDIKTESLEDE; this comes from the exons ATGTCTGAGTTCAACGAAGAGCCGCGTTTCACAATTGAGCAAATAGATCTGCTGCAGCGGCTGCGTCGCTCCGGCATGACCAAGCAGGAGATCCTGCACGCGCTTGACACTCTGGACCGGCTGGACCGGGAGCACGGCGACAAGTTTGGCCGTcgcacctcttcctcctcctcctcctcctcctgctatGGAGTAGGCGgggcaaacaacaacaactctgcCTCCAACACTACTACATCattcaacaataacaacactgCCTCGGCAACCACCACCTCTTCAGTGTCATGCAACGGCAACAACAGGGCTGAGGGCAGCATCAGTGATCACACTGCGGCTGCCGCGTCTTCCACAACCTCCAAAATCTCCActgccacacagacacagttcGGCAGCGGAGGGGGTCTCTCACCCTCACCTAGCAACAACTATGACACCTCCCCGCCTCCCGGCCCGCCACCGCCTTCTGCCATCTTGCCATCACCGGTATCGCTTGTGGCTCTGTCACAGAATGGTCGGGATAGCCTGGCTGCTACACCCAATGGGAAGCTGTCTCCTCCAAGATACCCGGTGAACAGCGCGGCTGCGGCGCGAGCATTCGGGTTCGAAGCTACAGAAGAAGACCTGGACATCGACGATAAAGTGGAGGAGCTGATGAG gagGGACAGCAGCATGGTAAAAGAGGAGATCAAGGCGTTCCTGGGGAACAGGAGGATCTCTCAGGCAGTGGTGGCACAAGTTACCG GCATCAGCCAGAGCAGGATCTCCCATTGGCTGCTGCAGCACGGCTCCGACCTAAGTGAGCAGAAGAAGAGGGCTTTTTACCGCTGGTACACGCTGGAGAAAACCACACCAG GTGCCACCCTAAACATGAGGCCCGCTCCACTGTCCATGGAGGAGATGGAGTGGAGACAAACCCCGCCTCCTATCACCACTGCCCCCGGAACCTTCCGTCTGCGCAGAGGAAGTCGCTTCACTTGGAGGAAAGAGTGTCTGGCTGTGATGGAGAG CTACTTCAATGACAACCAGTACCCAGATGAGGCCAAACGGGAGGAGATTGCAAATGCCTGCAATGCTGTTATTCAGAAACCAG GGAAGAAGCTGTCAGATCTAGAGAGGGTTACCTCCCTGAAAGTTTACAACTGGTTTGCCAACCGTCGCAAAGAGATCAAGAGACGGGCTAACATTG AAGCAACAATCCTAGAGAGTCATGGGATAGATGTCCAGAGTCCAGGAGGACACTCCAACAGTGATGACATCGATGGGAACGACTTCTCAGAGCAG gcATGTGACCTACCATATTTTGACAAGAGACCCCTCAGCCGACCTTTTGGCCTTTACCGACTGGAGCCCACCTCGCCAACACAG GATGACAGCGCAGCACACAGCGAGCACCAGGACCCCATCTCTTTAGCGGTGGAGATGGCTGCCGTCAATCACACCATCTTGGCCCTGTCCAGAACTGGAGGGGTCCCCAATGACATCAAGACGGAGTCCCTGGAGGATGAATGA